The following coding sequences lie in one Deinococcus aerolatus genomic window:
- a CDS encoding metallophosphoesterase family protein — translation MRLAFISDIHGNIHALTAVKRFLAENIVNQVIVVGDLVGYGASPGPVIDFVKREGWATGLGSSDMRVAIDLGDREGRRGVADQVLTWTKKVLTPEQTEFLRRLPPGGRIMTPQGRVRYFHGSPHDPEQRLDLMASERELQDLADTLGARVIVVGGSHVPFTRAIGESTFVDPGSVGLSLNHEPGADVVIVDFIGRKPKVSLHKVAYDYASSAFDIMAWSLPPVIADVIKTGRMG, via the coding sequence TTGCGACTGGCCTTCATCAGCGACATTCACGGAAATATCCATGCCCTGACGGCAGTCAAACGGTTCCTCGCCGAGAACATTGTCAATCAGGTGATCGTGGTGGGCGACCTCGTGGGCTACGGGGCCAGCCCAGGCCCGGTGATCGACTTCGTCAAGCGTGAAGGCTGGGCCACCGGCCTGGGGTCCAGCGACATGCGCGTCGCCATTGACCTCGGAGACCGCGAGGGACGACGCGGCGTGGCCGATCAGGTGCTGACCTGGACCAAGAAGGTACTGACCCCCGAGCAGACCGAATTTCTGCGCCGCCTGCCGCCTGGCGGGCGCATCATGACCCCGCAGGGCCGGGTGCGCTACTTCCACGGCAGCCCACACGACCCCGAACAGCGGCTGGATCTGATGGCCAGCGAGCGCGAACTTCAGGACCTCGCTGACACGCTGGGCGCGCGGGTGATCGTGGTGGGCGGCTCTCACGTGCCCTTTACGCGGGCCATTGGCGAGTCCACCTTCGTCGATCCGGGCAGCGTGGGCCTGAGCCTCAACCACGAGCCGGGAGCGGACGTGGTGATCGTGGACTTTATCGGGCGCAAGCCGAAGGTCTCGCTGCACAAGGTAGCCTACGACTATGCGTCGAGCGCCTTTGACATCATGGCCTGGAGCCTGCCCCCGGTGATCGCCGACGTGATCAAGACCGGGCGCATGGGCTAG
- the lnt gene encoding apolipoprotein N-acyltransferase, which yields MTAAVPPPVLALLLGALLGLCGLPLPWSVLSVFPLAGLLAHAASARSREGVAGRLFWAGAGYFAVHLWWLTDFLGKIFQFPPAGVLAFALFALEGLFLLAMAYPLTRLVRSPQARVWALAGGWVVLEWTRFLGPLAFPWPTLGYSLLPTPAIQIADLGGVLLGSVLVALSAAALAGLVLGGRGRGRPLIVAALCWAAALAYGLTRTAGEGPVQPVRVLRTSFDSFGRAVGSLSPGEQLQAQLEASAGRQPDEILVWSETALTAPMTDRVLAQFPGPGISGLGTPFGARPQRNSVVSLDAAGRIISRQEKGKLVPFGEYFIFYNGPLRPVYAVIENALNFTLPSFVPASSVQPLRLNGVQYGAYICYDSVFPWVARSLTRQGARLLVNPSNDGWYSGWGVQQHFMMGRVRAIENRRWLVRSVNRGVAGAVNDLGQPVSVVSSGETTQALSVRPKLLTGRTLFNRVGDWPALLLSILMIGYGVRVDRRERS from the coding sequence GTGACTGCTGCTGTTCCCCCCCCGGTCCTGGCCCTGCTGCTGGGCGCACTGCTGGGCCTGTGCGGCCTGCCGCTGCCCTGGAGTGTCCTGAGCGTGTTTCCCCTGGCTGGACTGCTGGCCCACGCGGCTTCGGCCCGTAGCCGGGAAGGCGTGGCGGGCCGACTATTCTGGGCCGGGGCCGGATACTTCGCGGTACACCTGTGGTGGCTGACCGATTTCCTGGGCAAGATCTTTCAGTTTCCGCCGGCGGGCGTGCTGGCCTTCGCGCTGTTTGCGCTGGAGGGGCTGTTTCTGCTGGCGATGGCCTACCCGCTGACCCGGCTGGTCCGCTCGCCCCAGGCGCGGGTCTGGGCACTGGCCGGCGGCTGGGTGGTGCTGGAATGGACGCGCTTCCTGGGACCGCTGGCCTTTCCCTGGCCGACGCTGGGCTACAGCCTGCTGCCCACGCCCGCCATTCAGATCGCGGACCTGGGAGGTGTGCTGCTGGGCAGTGTGCTGGTGGCCCTCTCGGCAGCAGCGCTGGCGGGTCTGGTGCTGGGCGGCCGGGGGAGAGGGCGTCCCCTGATCGTGGCCGCCCTGTGCTGGGCGGCCGCACTGGCCTACGGCCTGACCCGCACCGCAGGCGAGGGGCCAGTTCAGCCGGTGCGGGTGCTGCGGACCAGTTTCGATTCGTTTGGGCGCGCGGTGGGCAGCCTGTCGCCTGGGGAACAGTTACAGGCCCAGTTGGAAGCCTCGGCGGGCAGGCAGCCCGACGAGATCCTGGTCTGGAGCGAGACGGCGTTGACGGCCCCAATGACGGACCGGGTTCTGGCTCAGTTTCCGGGACCGGGGATCAGCGGGCTGGGCACGCCCTTCGGGGCCAGGCCCCAGCGCAACAGCGTGGTCAGCCTGGATGCGGCTGGGCGAATCATCTCGCGGCAGGAAAAGGGCAAGCTGGTGCCGTTCGGGGAATACTTCATCTTCTACAACGGTCCGCTGCGCCCGGTCTACGCGGTGATTGAAAACGCGCTGAACTTCACCCTGCCCAGCTTTGTGCCTGCCAGCAGTGTTCAGCCGCTGAGGCTGAATGGCGTGCAGTATGGCGCGTACATCTGCTACGACAGCGTGTTTCCGTGGGTGGCCCGCAGCCTGACCCGGCAGGGCGCGCGGCTGCTGGTCAATCCCAGCAACGATGGCTGGTACAGCGGCTGGGGCGTGCAGCAGCACTTCATGATGGGCCGGGTCCGCGCCATCGAGAACCGCCGCTGGCTGGTCCGCAGCGTGAACCGGGGTGTGGCCGGAGCAGTCAACGATCTGGGCCAGCCGGTCAGCGTGGTCTCCAGCGGCGAGACCACACAGGCGCTGAGCGTGCGTCCGAAACTGCTGACGGGCCGCACGCTGTTCAACCGGGTGGGCGACTGGCCCGCGCTGCTGCTGTCAATTCTGATGATCGGATACGGGGTGCGGGTGGACCGGCGGGAGCGTAGCTAG
- a CDS encoding tyrosine-type recombinase/integrase gives MSESMERYTGDRLTQARALAGLSDDSLRVKAVTAARDKDAALLWDLTLACLSSETSAGVRLSPHTLRAYKKGVEVLIDHAMSNAWNLLHPGRRQPGLYVGSLMALGLKPATVQARIAAASALYRALRWAGATDSDPFADVKRPRDATRGVVKNPPYRADFVQAMLAEADVQEQVLLLLLTHAGLRIAEALAVEWSHVDLTRKRLLVAHGKGDKARVVPLSARLREALAALRAETAGTGRLFSIKAYSSAYERLQRLALKCGREHEFRGFHAGRKYAGTQLYAAVKDFTRVASFLGHEQVDTTRRYVELPEDDLEAVVEAFQ, from the coding sequence ATGTCCGAATCAATGGAACGCTACACGGGTGATCGTTTAACTCAGGCCCGCGCACTGGCCGGGCTTAGTGATGACAGCCTGCGTGTTAAAGCGGTGACGGCGGCACGCGACAAGGATGCGGCGCTGCTGTGGGACCTGACGCTGGCCTGCCTCAGCAGCGAGACCAGCGCAGGCGTACGCCTCAGCCCCCACACGCTGCGTGCGTACAAAAAAGGTGTCGAGGTGCTGATCGATCACGCCATGAGCAATGCCTGGAACTTGCTGCATCCCGGACGGCGTCAACCAGGGTTGTACGTGGGGTCCCTGATGGCGTTGGGGCTCAAGCCGGCCACCGTGCAGGCCCGAATTGCGGCGGCCAGTGCCCTGTACCGCGCCTTGCGCTGGGCAGGCGCAACGGATTCGGACCCGTTTGCGGATGTCAAGCGTCCCAGAGACGCCACACGCGGGGTGGTCAAGAACCCGCCGTACCGGGCCGATTTTGTACAGGCGATGTTGGCCGAGGCCGACGTTCAGGAGCAGGTGCTGCTGCTGCTGCTCACGCACGCAGGGCTGCGAATTGCCGAAGCATTGGCGGTGGAATGGTCCCATGTTGACCTGACCAGAAAGAGGCTGCTGGTGGCCCACGGCAAGGGTGACAAGGCCCGAGTGGTGCCGCTCAGCGCCCGTCTGCGTGAAGCCTTGGCTGCGCTGCGCGCCGAAACTGCGGGCACCGGGCGGCTGTTCTCGATCAAGGCGTATTCAAGTGCCTACGAGCGCTTGCAACGTCTGGCCCTGAAATGCGGGCGGGAGCATGAATTCAGGGGCTTTCACGCAGGGCGCAAATATGCCGGAACACAGCTCTACGCGGCGGTCAAGGACTTCACCCGCGTTGCCAGCTTTCTGGGCCACGAGCAGGTAGACACCACCCGCCGCTATGTTGAGCTGCCTGAGGATGACCTGGAAGCCGTGGTGGAAGCTTTCCAGTAG
- a CDS encoding diacylglycerol/lipid kinase family protein, translating into MTGQTSPPVPPEQPTFQRVLVVFNPKSGKGDSDLPEFVRLLRESGAEVEERELNRDTPLTEQVRDLADFDALVAAGGDGTVSSLAYATRDSGVPLLAFPAGTANLIAQNLDLPTTAEELATLFQAGHSITVDLGEIEVRGEKSGFAMLAGAGADAAMIKGSEDLKDQFGVMAYVLSAMKQLNPKKTTFTLTLDGEKREFVGIGVMVANFGMANYRMPITTDIDPADGQFTVVLLKAGNLLRLIPNLIDSVRAKLHLGDPLFSDNLETVHAREITVDAADAFPLQYDGELMVETTPFTARILPRAVRFITAATEEDVET; encoded by the coding sequence ATGACAGGTCAAACCTCCCCCCCCGTCCCCCCCGAACAGCCCACCTTCCAGCGCGTGCTGGTGGTCTTCAACCCCAAGAGCGGCAAGGGCGACAGCGACCTGCCGGAATTCGTGCGCCTGCTGCGCGAGAGCGGCGCCGAGGTGGAGGAGCGTGAGCTGAACCGCGACACCCCGCTGACCGAGCAGGTCCGTGACCTCGCGGACTTTGATGCCCTGGTGGCGGCGGGGGGCGACGGCACGGTCAGCAGCCTGGCCTACGCCACCCGCGACTCCGGCGTGCCGCTGCTGGCCTTTCCTGCCGGCACCGCCAACCTGATCGCGCAGAACCTGGACCTGCCCACCACGGCGGAGGAACTGGCCACCCTGTTCCAGGCCGGGCACAGCATCACCGTTGACCTCGGCGAGATCGAGGTGCGCGGCGAGAAGAGCGGGTTTGCCATGCTGGCCGGCGCGGGTGCCGACGCCGCCATGATCAAGGGCAGCGAGGATCTCAAGGATCAGTTCGGCGTGATGGCCTACGTCCTGAGTGCCATGAAGCAGCTCAATCCCAAGAAGACCACCTTCACCCTGACCCTGGACGGAGAGAAACGCGAGTTCGTGGGCATCGGCGTGATGGTGGCCAACTTTGGGATGGCGAACTACCGCATGCCCATCACCACCGACATCGATCCTGCCGACGGCCAGTTCACGGTGGTGCTGCTCAAGGCGGGCAACCTGCTGCGGCTGATTCCCAACCTGATCGACTCGGTGCGGGCCAAGCTGCATCTGGGCGATCCGCTGTTCAGCGACAACCTGGAAACAGTACATGCCCGCGAGATCACGGTGGATGCGGCCGACGCCTTTCCCCTGCAGTACGACGGCGAGTTGATGGTGGAAACCACCCCGTTCACAGCGCGCATCCTGCCCAGGGCGGTGCGCTTCATCACGGCGGCCACCGAGGAAGATGTAGAGACCTGA
- a CDS encoding IPT/TIG domain-containing protein: MLRYLVASLLMVGTLASCAPSQSADRFVTVTPVLIKVSEAAPRGGSLTIQGRYLGGPTNGRVRLGADESGKGGYLFPATAVQSWTDSEIVLTLPADAPIGGSWLFVEVAGKQSTGLPYSVRQ; encoded by the coding sequence ATGCTGCGTTACTTGGTTGCTTCTTTACTCATGGTGGGGACCCTGGCGTCCTGTGCGCCCTCTCAATCTGCTGACCGCTTCGTGACCGTGACCCCGGTTCTGATCAAGGTCTCCGAGGCGGCCCCCCGCGGCGGCTCACTCACCATCCAGGGACGTTACCTGGGCGGACCAACCAACGGACGAGTGCGTCTGGGCGCCGACGAGTCCGGCAAGGGCGGCTACCTCTTCCCGGCCACCGCCGTTCAATCCTGGACCGACAGCGAGATCGTCCTGACCCTGCCTGCCGACGCGCCCATCGGCGGCAGCTGGCTGTTCGTGGAAGTGGCGGGCAAGCAGTCCACCGGCCTGCCCTACAGCGTCCGGCAGTAA
- the hisS gene encoding histidine--tRNA ligase, whose protein sequence is MAITRPKGTNDLLPPGSPKLSPVTSAAAHTWLTGTARRVLERAGAQRIETPVFEEADLVKRGVGDSTDIVRKEMFTVHYFGDHGGFILRPEGTAGIVRAYLQNGLKQLPTPLKLWTSGPNFRAENVQKGRYRQFHQVDYEALGSADPLVDAEAIALMVDVVRELGLRDVRVKLGSIGDPEDREAYNSYLRELFTAHVERLSDDSKDRLTRNPMRILDSKSEGDQTLIAELSVKPMLDFLGDDARAHFGAVQGHLQDWGVPYTLDPSIVRGLDYYRRTAWELHHEGVGAKSALGGGGRYDGLAEVLGGAHTPGIGWAFGVERLLLALEAEGVDLPATGGPLLYIVALDEANVPHAAKLALEARAVARTEFAYRAMKPGNAFKDAERRGARWIALLGSQEVGNGTLSLKNLSSGEQRVVHVSELSAFLEAAN, encoded by the coding sequence ATGGCGATTACCCGCCCCAAGGGGACCAATGATCTGCTGCCACCCGGCAGTCCCAAACTCTCACCCGTGACCAGCGCCGCCGCGCACACCTGGCTGACCGGGACGGCGCGGCGCGTGCTGGAGCGGGCCGGAGCGCAGCGCATCGAGACGCCCGTCTTCGAGGAAGCCGATCTGGTCAAACGTGGCGTGGGCGACAGCACCGACATCGTCCGCAAGGAGATGTTTACAGTCCACTACTTCGGGGACCACGGCGGATTCATCCTGCGGCCGGAGGGCACAGCCGGCATCGTGCGCGCCTACCTGCAAAACGGGCTCAAGCAGCTGCCCACGCCGCTCAAGCTCTGGACCTCGGGGCCGAACTTCCGTGCCGAGAACGTGCAGAAGGGCCGGTACCGCCAGTTTCATCAGGTGGATTACGAGGCGCTGGGCAGCGCCGATCCCCTCGTGGATGCCGAGGCCATTGCTCTGATGGTGGACGTGGTGCGTGAACTGGGCCTGCGCGACGTGCGCGTCAAGCTGGGCAGCATCGGCGATCCCGAGGACAGAGAGGCGTACAACTCCTACCTTCGCGAGCTGTTTACAGCTCACGTTGAGCGTCTGTCCGACGACTCCAAAGACCGCCTGACCCGCAACCCGATGCGGATTCTGGACAGCAAGAGCGAGGGTGATCAGACTTTGATTGCCGAGTTGAGCGTCAAACCCATGCTCGATTTCCTGGGCGACGACGCGCGGGCGCACTTCGGGGCCGTTCAGGGCCACCTGCAGGACTGGGGCGTGCCGTACACCCTGGACCCCAGCATTGTGCGCGGGCTGGACTACTACCGACGCACCGCCTGGGAACTGCATCATGAGGGCGTGGGCGCAAAGTCGGCGCTGGGCGGCGGCGGGCGCTACGACGGGCTGGCGGAGGTTCTGGGCGGCGCGCACACACCGGGCATCGGCTGGGCCTTCGGCGTCGAGCGGCTGCTGCTGGCGCTGGAAGCCGAGGGCGTGGACCTTCCTGCAACCGGGGGGCCGCTCCTCTATATCGTCGCGCTGGACGAGGCGAACGTGCCGCACGCGGCAAAACTGGCGCTGGAAGCCCGCGCCGTGGCCCGCACCGAGTTCGCCTACCGTGCCATGAAGCCCGGGAATGCCTTCAAGGACGCCGAGCGCCGGGGCGCACGCTGGATTGCCCTGCTGGGCTCGCAGGAAGTCGGGAACGGCACCCTGAGCCTCAAGAACCTGAGCAGCGGTGAGCAGCGCGTGGTCCATGTCTCGGAGCTGTCGGCGTTCCTCGAGGCCGCGAACTGA
- the aspS gene encoding aspartate--tRNA ligase, protein MKRTAMIGQLSPTHAGQPVTLQGWVGRRRDLGGLIFLELRDRSGLIQVQVEPDSPAFAQADRLRAEYVAEIEGTYQLRPEGQRKGNAADYEVIASRVKVLNTARTPPFELEKGAEVAEDIRLKYRYLDLRRPEMQRALMLRSRATAAVTAFLDAEGFVAVETPMLTKSTPEGARDFLVPSRLNPGEFYALPQSPQLFKQLLMIAGLDRYYQLARCFRDEDLRADRQPDFTQLDMEMSFVEQEDVLELQERLLSHVFKTVLDVELPLPFPRLSYQDAMDRYGSDKPDLRFGMAFGDVTDLFAGGDFAAFADAGAVKVLAAPDLTRKQIDELERVAKQNGAKGLAWARRSGEGFTGGISKFLTAQTAALLERTALPEGGILLFAAGEWKRAVTALGAVRLGLRDLFSLAAAGPQFHVSWVTDFPQLEYDEESATWTYMHHPFTAPHPDDVALFGTARQGEIRAQAYDLVLNGFEIGGGSIRIHDPAVQQQMFTAIGFSPEEARKQFGFFLDALESGTPPHGGIAWGFDRLVMVMSGASSIREVIAFPKNNRGADLMALAPSPVSAAQLEEVGLEKSGK, encoded by the coding sequence ATGAAACGCACCGCCATGATCGGCCAGCTCTCCCCCACCCACGCCGGGCAACCCGTGACCTTGCAGGGCTGGGTGGGCCGCCGCCGTGACCTGGGGGGCCTGATCTTCCTGGAGCTGCGCGACCGCAGCGGCCTGATTCAGGTGCAGGTGGAGCCGGATTCTCCGGCGTTTGCCCAGGCGGACCGCCTGCGCGCCGAGTACGTGGCCGAGATTGAGGGCACGTACCAGCTGCGTCCCGAGGGCCAGCGCAAGGGAAATGCGGCGGATTACGAGGTGATTGCCTCGCGCGTCAAGGTGCTGAACACCGCCAGAACCCCGCCCTTTGAGCTGGAAAAGGGCGCAGAGGTGGCCGAGGACATCCGGCTGAAGTACCGCTACCTGGACCTGCGCCGGCCGGAGATGCAGCGGGCGCTGATGTTGCGCAGCCGGGCGACGGCGGCCGTCACCGCTTTCCTGGACGCCGAGGGTTTCGTGGCCGTCGAGACCCCTATGCTCACCAAATCCACCCCGGAGGGCGCGCGAGATTTCCTGGTTCCCAGCCGCCTGAACCCCGGCGAGTTCTACGCGCTGCCGCAGAGTCCGCAGCTGTTCAAGCAGCTGCTGATGATCGCGGGCCTTGACCGCTACTACCAGCTGGCCCGCTGCTTCCGCGACGAGGACCTGCGGGCGGACCGTCAGCCGGACTTCACGCAGCTCGACATGGAGATGTCCTTTGTGGAGCAGGAGGACGTGCTGGAGTTGCAGGAGCGATTACTGTCACATGTGTTCAAGACGGTGCTGGACGTGGAGTTGCCGCTTCCCTTTCCCCGCCTGAGCTATCAGGACGCGATGGACCGTTACGGTTCCGACAAGCCGGACCTGCGCTTCGGCATGGCGTTTGGGGACGTGACCGACCTGTTCGCGGGCGGGGACTTCGCCGCTTTCGCGGATGCCGGGGCGGTCAAGGTACTGGCCGCCCCGGACCTGACCCGCAAACAGATCGACGAGTTAGAGCGGGTGGCCAAGCAGAACGGCGCGAAGGGCCTGGCCTGGGCCAGACGCAGTGGCGAGGGCTTCACTGGCGGCATCAGCAAGTTCCTGACGGCGCAGACGGCGGCGCTGCTCGAACGGACTGCCCTGCCGGAGGGCGGGATCCTGCTGTTCGCGGCGGGCGAGTGGAAGCGGGCCGTCACGGCGCTGGGTGCGGTACGCCTGGGCCTGCGCGATCTGTTTTCCCTGGCGGCGGCGGGTCCGCAGTTCCACGTTTCATGGGTCACTGATTTCCCCCAGCTGGAATACGACGAGGAAAGTGCCACCTGGACCTACATGCACCACCCCTTCACCGCCCCGCACCCTGACGACGTGGCGTTGTTCGGCACCGCCCGGCAGGGTGAGATTCGCGCCCAGGCCTACGATCTGGTGCTCAACGGCTTCGAGATCGGCGGCGGCAGCATCCGTATTCACGACCCGGCGGTGCAGCAGCAGATGTTCACGGCCATCGGCTTCTCGCCGGAGGAAGCGCGGAAACAGTTTGGCTTCTTCCTGGACGCGCTGGAGTCCGGAACCCCCCCGCACGGCGGCATTGCCTGGGGCTTTGACCGCCTGGTCATGGTCATGTCGGGCGCCAGCAGCATCCGGGAAGTTATTGCCTTTCCCAAGAACAATCGGGGCGCCGATTTGATGGCCCTGGCCCCCTCCCCTGTTTCCGCAGCTCAACTGGAAGAGGTGGGGCTGGAGAAGTCCGGGAAATAG
- the pdxT gene encoding pyridoxal 5'-phosphate synthase glutaminase subunit PdxT, whose protein sequence is MAGKSSRIGVLALQGAFREHRRILESLGAAVTEVRLPADLAELDGLVLPGGESTTMARLLTVYALWQPIRAFHAAGGAIWGTCAGAILLAREVRGAPPQFGGKQESLGLLDAVVQRNAFGRQINSFAAALPVAGLDAAFPAVFIRAPAFTAPGPQVNTLATWEGQAVMLSQGHVLATAFHPELSSDPRVHALFLKMAVETKSEIA, encoded by the coding sequence GTGGCTGGTAAATCGTCCCGGATTGGCGTCCTGGCCCTTCAGGGCGCCTTTCGTGAACACCGCCGCATTCTGGAGTCGCTGGGAGCGGCGGTGACAGAGGTCCGGTTGCCTGCCGATCTGGCGGAACTGGACGGATTGGTGCTGCCGGGAGGGGAGAGTACGACGATGGCCCGCCTCCTCACGGTATATGCCCTGTGGCAGCCGATTCGCGCTTTTCACGCTGCGGGTGGGGCCATATGGGGCACATGCGCCGGAGCGATCCTGCTGGCCCGCGAGGTCCGGGGAGCGCCGCCGCAGTTTGGTGGCAAGCAGGAAAGCCTGGGATTACTGGACGCCGTGGTGCAGCGCAATGCCTTCGGCCGACAGATCAACTCGTTCGCGGCTGCCCTGCCGGTCGCGGGCCTGGACGCGGCCTTTCCCGCCGTCTTCATCCGCGCTCCGGCGTTCACCGCCCCAGGCCCTCAGGTCAACACGCTGGCCACCTGGGAGGGTCAGGCCGTGATGCTCAGTCAGGGCCATGTGCTGGCAACGGCTTTTCATCCAGAACTCAGCAGCGATCCCCGCGTCCACGCGTTGTTTCTGAAGATGGCTGTCGAAACGAAGAGTGAAATAGCCTAG
- the pdxS gene encoding pyridoxal 5'-phosphate synthase lyase subunit PdxS — MSDSTPQDQQNQLNFGFAEMFKGGVIMDVVTADQARIAEAAGATAVMALERVPADIRVDGGVARMSDPKMIKEIIAAVTIPVMAKVRIGHIVEAQILQALGVDFIDESEVLTPADEQFHILKTDFKVPFVCGAKNLGEALRRVGEGASMIRTKGEAGTGNVVEAVRHARTVLGEIRAIQARPTEELMTVARDLQAPYELVRYVHQHGKLPVVNFAAGGVATPADAALMMVLGLDGVFVGSGIFKSDNPERRAQAIVKAVTHFQNADVLAEISEDLGAPMTGINIDDLIPAERLASRGW; from the coding sequence ATGAGTGACTCCACCCCCCAGGACCAGCAGAACCAGCTTAACTTCGGATTCGCCGAAATGTTCAAGGGCGGCGTGATCATGGACGTGGTCACGGCTGACCAGGCCCGCATTGCCGAGGCGGCCGGGGCCACCGCCGTGATGGCCCTGGAGCGCGTTCCAGCCGACATCCGCGTGGACGGCGGTGTGGCCCGCATGAGTGATCCCAAGATGATCAAGGAGATCATTGCCGCGGTGACCATTCCGGTGATGGCCAAGGTCCGCATCGGCCATATCGTCGAGGCGCAGATCCTGCAGGCGCTGGGCGTGGATTTCATCGACGAGTCCGAGGTCCTGACCCCCGCCGACGAGCAGTTTCACATCCTCAAGACCGACTTCAAGGTGCCGTTCGTATGTGGAGCCAAGAACCTGGGCGAGGCGCTGCGCCGCGTGGGCGAGGGTGCAAGCATGATTCGCACCAAGGGCGAGGCCGGGACCGGCAACGTTGTGGAAGCCGTGCGCCACGCCCGCACCGTGCTGGGCGAGATCCGGGCGATCCAGGCCCGCCCCACCGAAGAACTGATGACGGTGGCCCGTGACCTGCAGGCCCCCTACGAACTGGTCAGGTACGTTCACCAGCACGGCAAACTGCCGGTGGTGAACTTTGCCGCTGGCGGCGTCGCTACGCCTGCCGACGCGGCCCTGATGATGGTACTGGGGCTTGACGGTGTGTTCGTGGGCAGCGGCATCTTCAAGAGCGACAATCCCGAGCGCCGTGCTCAGGCCATTGTCAAGGCCGTGACCCACTTCCAGAACGCGGACGTGCTGGCCGAGATCAGTGAGGACCTGGGTGCACCGATGACCGGCATTAACATCGACGACCTGATTCCCGCCGAGCGCCTCGCCTCGCGTGGCTGGTAA
- a CDS encoding response regulator codes for MTGGPQLTTPEGTRRPLQLLVVDDETQILELLDLTLQMRGYAVSLAASGPQALEICRQRDIDVIVMDVLMAPWDGFETVRRLQAQYQAHGGQPSRQMPPVVYLSGLNPPAASSSRGGVVQAYLVKPFRPAELALTIERIWEEWHRTLKTDPT; via the coding sequence ATGACGGGCGGGCCACAGCTGACCACCCCGGAGGGGACGCGGCGGCCCCTGCAACTGCTGGTGGTGGACGACGAGACCCAGATTCTGGAACTGCTGGACCTGACCCTGCAGATGCGGGGGTACGCTGTGAGTCTGGCCGCCAGCGGCCCGCAGGCGCTGGAAATCTGCCGTCAGCGCGACATCGACGTGATTGTCATGGACGTGCTGATGGCCCCCTGGGACGGCTTTGAGACGGTGCGGCGGTTGCAGGCCCAGTATCAGGCCCACGGCGGCCAGCCTTCCCGCCAGATGCCCCCGGTGGTCTACCTCTCGGGGCTCAATCCCCCGGCAGCTTCCAGCTCCCGCGGCGGCGTGGTGCAGGCGTACCTGGTCAAGCCTTTCCGTCCCGCCGAACTGGCGCTGACCATTGAGCGCATCTGGGAAGAGTGGCATCGTACATTGAAGACTGACCCCACCTAA